The Pleurodeles waltl isolate 20211129_DDA chromosome 6, aPleWal1.hap1.20221129, whole genome shotgun sequence genome has a segment encoding these proteins:
- the RNF225 gene encoding RING finger protein 225, translating to MVPPCPSPETGSMTAEEEQHQQAEEGDQSHSEEPHQQQAGQHHHQQADDEQAEQLQHQQAEIQQAEQHHQQPTAYEQTTRPPSQQPDDQKTGQQHHQLANGEQSGEQPQQHADDTDSTGASEECIICFTAYDGIFKLPKLLRCGHTFCLECLARINVSSEVVTSLNCPICRNITRLPARRGLPALDNNQDILEQLPQELRPTRSVRFSRKKGILYVKNAPSPQSPLPKPLQLSTVSLSLDVGRPPPRIRVPPNFGRGSWLFYVTVAIAILLTIAVVMVGIYIFFIVPTSSSAASNSSSSGSWPLNSNPISAPPNNSILAQPADPNNGTGPW from the coding sequence ATGGTGCCTCCATGTCCCAGTCCAGAAACAGGCAGCATGACAGCAGAGGAAGAGcagcatcagcaggcggaggagGGGGATCAGTCGCATTCTGAGGAGCCACAtcagcagcaggcaggccagcaccatCATCAGCAGGCGGACGACGAACAGGCAGAGCAGCTTCAACATCAGCAGGCCGAAATTCAACAGGCAGAGCAGCATCATCAGCAGCCGACTGCTTATGAACAAACAACAAGGCCTCCCTCTCAGCAGCCCGATGACCAAAAGACAGGGCAGCAACACCATCAATTGGCCAATGGTGAACAGTCAGGGGAGCAGCCTCAGCAGCACGCTGATGACACAGACAGCACAGGCGCTAGCGAAGAGTGCATTATCTGCTTCACGGCATATGACGGCATTTTTAAGCTACCTAAGCTGCTGCGTTGCGGACACACATTCTGCCTGGAGTGCCTGGCTCGTATAAATGTCTCCTCTGAAGTTGTCACATCACTCAACTGCCCTATATGTCGCAACATTACACGACTGCCAGCCCGCCGAGGCCTGCCTGCTCTAGACAACAACCAAGACATCCTGGAACAGCTGCCTCAGGAGCTGCGGCCCACACGTTCAGTGCGCTTCAGCCGCAAGAAGGGGATACTCTATGtgaagaatgcaccctcaccacagagcccgctgcctaaGCCCTTGCAGCTCAGCACAGTCAGCCTCAGCCTGGATGTTGGCCGTCCACCACCCAGAATCCGGGTTCCACCCAACTTTGGACGTGGAAGCTGGCTTTTCTACGTCACTGTGGCCATTGCCATACTGCTAACCATCGCCGTGGTGATGGTGGGCATCTACATCTTCTTCATCGTCCCTACCAGCTCCAGTGCAGCttccaactcctcatcctctggcaGTTGGCCTCTAAACAGCAACCCCATCTCAGCCCCACCAAACAACAGCATCCTTGCACAACCGGCAGATCCAAACAACGGTACTGGACCCTGGTGA